A single genomic interval of Staphylococcus hyicus harbors:
- a CDS encoding nucleotide sugar dehydrogenase: MKLTTVGLGYIGLPTSIMFAKHGIDVIGVDINEKAVNSLNNGHIHIEEPGLQDAYEEVLATGKFKASLTPEEADAFIIAVPTPNNDDEYESCDISIVMSATKSIVPYLKKGNTVIVESTIAPRTMDDHVKPYLEEQGFTIGEDLYLVHCPERVLPGKILEELINNNRIIGGITPACIEAGKRIYSTFVKGEMIETDARTAEMSKLMENTYRDLNIALANELAKISNNLNINVLDVIEMANKHPRVNIHLPGPGVGGHCLAVDPYFIIAKDPEHSPLIQTGRKVNRSMPHYVVEKTREMLKQLNGTKITVLGLTYKGDVDDIRESPAFDIYEILRQDETLNVVTYDPHVELDFVEKDFEKAVQDASLVLVLSDHSEFKHLTDHDFSSMKDKVIFDTKNVMQHHFETVRYYNYGNLYEFTKKS, translated from the coding sequence ATGAAATTAACGACTGTTGGTTTAGGATATATTGGATTACCTACATCTATTATGTTTGCCAAGCATGGCATAGATGTTATTGGCGTTGACATTAATGAAAAAGCAGTAAATAGTTTGAATAATGGTCACATTCATATAGAGGAACCAGGTTTACAAGATGCTTATGAAGAAGTGTTGGCTACAGGTAAGTTTAAAGCATCTCTTACGCCTGAAGAGGCTGATGCATTTATTATTGCGGTACCGACGCCCAATAATGATGATGAATATGAATCATGCGATATTTCAATTGTTATGAGTGCAACTAAAAGCATTGTTCCTTATTTGAAAAAGGGGAATACCGTTATTGTAGAATCAACGATTGCTCCTAGAACGATGGATGATCATGTTAAGCCATATTTAGAAGAACAAGGATTTACGATAGGGGAAGATTTATATCTTGTTCATTGTCCTGAACGTGTATTACCTGGGAAAATTTTAGAAGAATTAATCAATAATAATCGAATCATAGGTGGGATAACACCAGCATGTATTGAAGCGGGGAAACGTATATATAGCACGTTTGTTAAAGGTGAAATGATTGAGACAGATGCACGTACTGCTGAAATGAGTAAATTAATGGAAAACACGTATCGTGATTTGAATATTGCACTTGCTAATGAACTCGCTAAAATCAGTAATAATTTAAACATAAATGTCTTAGATGTTATTGAAATGGCGAATAAACATCCACGCGTAAACATCCATTTACCAGGACCAGGTGTGGGGGGACATTGTTTAGCGGTGGATCCATACTTTATTATTGCCAAAGATCCAGAGCACTCACCGCTCATTCAAACAGGACGTAAAGTGAATCGTTCTATGCCTCACTACGTTGTTGAGAAAACGAGAGAAATGCTCAAACAGTTAAATGGCACTAAAATCACAGTTTTAGGATTGACATATAAAGGTGATGTAGATGATATACGTGAATCACCAGCATTTGATATTTATGAAATTTTACGTCAAGATGAGACTTTGAATGTCGTCACATATGACCCACATGTTGAATTAGACTTTGTTGAAAAAGATTTTGAAAAAGCTGTTCAAGATGCATCATTAGTGCTCGTATTGAGTGACCACTCAGAGTTTAAACATTTAACAGACCATGATTTTTCATCCATGAAAGATAAAGTTATTTTCGATACAAAAAATGTGATGCAACATCACTTTGAGACCGTACGATACTATAATTACGGAAATTTGTATGAATTCACGAAAAAGTCATAA
- a CDS encoding glycosyltransferase, which translates to MNFNSLKDILFGKPKPFQMTRETIVHDETELRTLKHIAEVMNQCPEKAIHNINEASFLKMYIDYIQAFHQYGKGNREDLLTTYHHDDWDAYLYQKQDLKVGIIADTFLYDALKGVCHLIYLNDANVQKAFDFIIVASTWKGIDGYWEGVTNPNSDKFIELQTRIQTYQSQNIPVVFFNKEDPVNFDVFLPHAKLADIVVTTEETLIPTYQKHVNHQRVYHLKFPINLQQHNSVGTKKITDTKEVVFAGSWIEKYAERNQDAITLFNGVLNSAYDLTIYDRNLWLNQLKYQFPAEFISSIAAPLSHERTMSMHKQFPVSINLNTIKYSTTMCANRIYELQGISNFIFSNYNTFVNAEMPQIQIIFDQKDVASTLGMDSVLLQRARKIGEQQVVKHFNQFEWLKQIATWCDMNPKPTEWPIVSVIIDPKDARARQMFDDQYYPFKVAVNSINDVKTPFYTYFEGRQDYQPEYLDDLVLPLAFTNTSFITKSTLENQYVSSYDDKSYTLFKSKVTSYQHGYARDATFLNQSPQTTSSSKPILSVIVPIHNNGRHLEHKALRSIIRNPQFNQFEVILVDDGSTDALTRNTISLYNRWYDNIKVISLDVASGSASTPRNVGMTHARAPYLTFLDPDNEWVGDGINQLLEAIQADAQLDVVIGNMIKVDNEKTQTHTYYQQFINTMHQDITYDTQTLLKQTKLKTASIQALIMRTAFIQHHHIQMVPGALGQDSLFFLNVMHNARKVKVVDTIVHTYYAAIAQSMTNTISPSFFKKYYKLEKEKIKFLKRHGYLETYMHYRFNFYMKHWYIARINRATHVDNAVIVAFLNIYHLYDSMKRPHDETLLAAIKKLQSEVK; encoded by the coding sequence ATGAACTTTAATTCGTTAAAAGATATTTTGTTTGGTAAACCTAAACCATTTCAAATGACACGTGAGACAATTGTCCATGATGAAACGGAGTTACGGACATTAAAGCACATTGCTGAAGTTATGAATCAATGTCCTGAAAAAGCGATTCATAATATCAATGAGGCGTCATTTTTAAAAATGTATATCGATTATATTCAAGCATTTCATCAATATGGTAAAGGCAATCGTGAAGATTTACTTACAACATATCACCATGATGATTGGGATGCTTATTTGTATCAAAAACAAGATTTAAAGGTGGGAATTATTGCCGACACCTTTTTATATGATGCACTAAAAGGTGTGTGTCATCTCATCTATTTAAATGATGCAAACGTTCAAAAAGCATTTGATTTTATTATAGTGGCATCGACATGGAAGGGCATTGATGGCTATTGGGAAGGCGTAACTAATCCCAATAGTGACAAGTTTATAGAATTACAAACACGCATTCAAACGTATCAATCGCAAAATATTCCCGTTGTTTTTTTTAATAAGGAAGATCCTGTTAATTTTGATGTGTTTTTACCACATGCGAAATTGGCGGATATTGTTGTAACGACTGAAGAAACGTTAATTCCAACTTATCAAAAACACGTGAATCATCAACGCGTGTATCATTTGAAATTTCCAATTAATTTACAACAACATAATTCTGTAGGCACTAAAAAAATCACGGATACGAAAGAGGTTGTTTTTGCTGGATCATGGATTGAAAAGTATGCAGAACGTAATCAAGATGCAATAACTTTATTTAATGGCGTCTTGAATAGCGCGTATGATTTAACAATTTATGATCGTAATTTATGGTTGAATCAGCTAAAATATCAATTTCCAGCAGAATTTATTTCATCTATTGCAGCCCCGTTATCACATGAACGTACGATGTCGATGCACAAACAGTTTCCGGTTTCAATAAATCTAAATACCATTAAATATTCAACGACGATGTGTGCCAATCGTATATATGAACTTCAAGGCATTTCGAATTTTATTTTTTCTAATTACAATACGTTTGTAAATGCAGAAATGCCACAAATTCAAATCATCTTCGATCAAAAAGATGTTGCCTCAACTTTAGGCATGGACTCTGTTTTATTACAGCGCGCCCGTAAAATAGGTGAACAACAAGTTGTGAAACACTTTAATCAATTTGAATGGTTGAAACAAATTGCAACATGGTGTGACATGAATCCCAAACCTACAGAATGGCCAATCGTTTCAGTGATTATTGATCCAAAAGACGCACGCGCACGTCAAATGTTTGACGACCAATATTATCCATTTAAGGTCGCTGTCAATTCTATAAACGATGTAAAAACGCCTTTTTATACGTATTTTGAAGGTCGACAAGATTATCAACCCGAATACTTGGATGACTTGGTTTTACCTTTAGCATTTACTAATACGTCATTTATTACGAAATCAACGCTTGAAAATCAATATGTCTCTAGTTATGACGATAAGTCCTACACTTTGTTTAAATCGAAAGTAACATCTTATCAACATGGTTACGCACGTGACGCGACATTTTTAAATCAATCACCACAAACAACATCTTCTTCAAAACCAATTTTGAGTGTGATTGTGCCCATTCATAACAATGGACGTCATCTTGAACATAAAGCGTTGAGATCTATCATACGTAATCCTCAATTTAATCAATTTGAAGTGATATTAGTTGATGATGGGTCAACAGATGCTTTAACGCGCAACACTATTTCACTTTATAATAGATGGTATGACAATATTAAAGTTATTTCATTAGATGTTGCATCAGGAAGTGCCTCTACACCTAGAAACGTTGGCATGACGCATGCCCGCGCACCATACTTAACGTTTCTTGATCCAGATAATGAATGGGTTGGAGATGGAATTAATCAATTATTAGAAGCGATTCAAGCAGATGCACAACTCGATGTAGTGATCGGTAATATGATTAAAGTGGATAATGAGAAAACGCAAACACATACGTATTATCAACAGTTTATAAATACAATGCATCAAGATATCACGTACGATACACAAACGCTTTTAAAGCAAACCAAGCTTAAAACAGCGAGTATTCAAGCTTTAATTATGCGTACCGCTTTCATTCAACACCATCACATACAAATGGTTCCTGGTGCACTTGGCCAAGATTCATTATTTTTTCTCAATGTCATGCACAATGCACGTAAAGTGAAGGTCGTTGATACGATTGTGCACACGTATTATGCCGCTATTGCGCAATCCATGACTAACACAATATCACCGTCATTTTTTAAGAAGTATTATAAATTGGAAAAGGAGAAAATTAAATTTTTAAAACGACACGGTTATCTAGAGACGTATATGCATTATCGTTTTAATTTTTATATGAAACATTGGTACATCGCACGTATTAATCGTGCGACACATGTAGATAACGCTGTAATCGTAGCGTTTTTAAATATTTATCACCTTTACGATTCAATGAAACGTCCACATGACGAGACACTCTTAGCAGCTATAAAAAAGTTACAAAGCGAGGTTAAATAA
- a CDS encoding DUF2538 family protein, which produces MSRHTYEKINQINGMFTMLEQQIIHSKDMAHFRSELFYVNHAHRENYEALLVYYSDSEVNPVINAACYIVALPEIFDAIDVFDSPLPFSWVYNEKGLTPEMQSLSVPIQYLVAAALEVTDVNIFKPSGYTMGMNNWNLVQMRIFWQYTALVRQQAE; this is translated from the coding sequence ATGTCGCGACACACATATGAAAAAATCAATCAAATTAATGGGATGTTTACAATGTTAGAGCAACAAATTATCCATAGTAAAGATATGGCTCATTTTCGCTCAGAACTCTTTTATGTTAATCATGCCCATCGTGAAAATTATGAAGCCCTCCTCGTTTACTATTCAGATAGTGAAGTAAATCCAGTTATTAACGCAGCTTGTTATATTGTGGCGTTACCTGAAATTTTTGACGCTATCGATGTTTTTGACTCACCCCTTCCTTTTTCATGGGTTTATAATGAAAAAGGTTTGACACCTGAAATGCAAAGTTTAAGCGTACCCATACAATATCTTGTTGCAGCAGCTTTGGAAGTGACTGATGTCAATATTTTCAAACCTTCTGGATATACAATGGGTATGAACAATTGGAATCTCGTTCAAATGCGTATTTTCTGGCAATATACGGCTTTAGTTCGACAACAAGCAGAGTAA
- a CDS encoding ABC transporter permease has protein sequence MKALIIILREQIENWQQILQLAVYNMKSQYSNHYLGVFWNILQPMMQVGVYYLIFGLGLRGGGDRLVDGAPFIVHLISGLFPWLFISQSINSGANAIQSNLSLVTKMKFPSSVLLSISFTNTLFNLFFMTSILFVVSVLHGYVPIWKYSLFIYFIIASFPAIFGISLLMSSLVIVIRDTKNVLQNVLRLGFFMTPIFWGLSSAQPILQTIARLNPFTYLVEVYRSAFVHHSPVLYGTPADHFYYWSFTFLVLTLGALVHHRFKDRLLDFL, from the coding sequence GTGAAAGCATTAATCATCATACTAAGAGAACAAATTGAAAATTGGCAACAAATATTGCAACTCGCTGTCTATAATATGAAAAGTCAGTACTCAAACCATTACTTGGGTGTGTTTTGGAATATTTTACAACCGATGATGCAAGTCGGAGTTTATTATTTGATCTTTGGTTTAGGACTAAGAGGAGGGGGAGATCGCCTTGTAGATGGCGCCCCCTTTATTGTGCATTTAATCTCAGGCTTATTTCCTTGGTTGTTTATTTCGCAAAGTATTAATTCAGGTGCGAATGCCATTCAATCTAATTTAAGTTTAGTCACAAAAATGAAATTCCCATCATCAGTATTACTATCCATATCATTTACTAATACATTGTTTAATTTATTTTTTATGACGAGCATTTTATTTGTTGTATCAGTATTACATGGATATGTTCCAATATGGAAGTATAGTCTTTTTATTTATTTTATTATTGCGTCATTTCCTGCAATATTTGGCATTTCACTCTTAATGAGTTCATTAGTCATTGTGATTAGAGATACAAAAAATGTGCTTCAAAATGTATTGAGACTTGGATTTTTTATGACACCCATTTTTTGGGGATTGAGTTCAGCTCAGCCTATATTACAAACCATCGCACGGCTCAATCCGTTTACGTATTTAGTTGAAGTATATCGAAGTGCTTTTGTACACCATAGTCCGGTGTTATACGGTACACCAGCAGATCATTTTTACTATTGGTCATTTACTTTTCTCGTATTGACGTTAGGGGCATTAGTACATCATCGCTTTAAAGATCGCTTATTAGATTTCCTATAA
- a CDS encoding LCP family protein — protein MNKVFKYVLYLLVLILVIVPAIFAFILFNSSRDAFDDSFSQKDRRESVLRQHKVNPSKEPVSILFLGIDDSDARRENGQSVEQSRTDAMILSTLNPDKNQIRLLSIPRDTLSYIPKVGYYDKITHAHAYGGPESSMDTVEKTLNIPVDYYVRINMDAFAEAVDELGGIEFDVPYDINEPNRTDQGRIKIKKGKQVLNGEEVLAVTRTRKQDSDLKRGQRQMEVLKTLFHKAQESQSLHKLDDIIKIVGSNSQHNLSYDEIRALATNYLVSDTEIKTEQLKGENELLNGIYYINPDIDALIKTANRLRSDLGLEPIKDHQKFLIERVKRAFGEIPPLLNIDDSLLDPNSKKNTEETPSNEQNDTAAQDHVPTDATPPQNQNAGQPAVQDNSNVQDNTNVQDPNTQPVY, from the coding sequence ATGAATAAAGTTTTCAAATACGTGCTGTATTTGCTTGTTCTCATACTCGTAATTGTTCCTGCAATATTTGCTTTTATTTTATTTAATTCGTCAAGAGATGCTTTTGACGATTCTTTTTCGCAAAAAGATAGAAGAGAATCTGTGCTGCGACAACATAAAGTGAATCCATCCAAAGAACCTGTATCCATATTATTTCTAGGTATAGATGATAGTGATGCACGTAGAGAAAATGGTCAAAGTGTCGAACAATCGCGAACGGACGCGATGATTTTATCAACGTTAAATCCTGATAAAAACCAAATTCGTTTGCTCAGCATTCCTCGAGACACTTTAAGTTACATTCCAAAAGTAGGTTATTACGACAAAATCACACATGCACATGCATATGGTGGACCTGAATCATCTATGGATACGGTTGAAAAGACATTAAATATTCCAGTTGATTATTATGTTCGTATTAATATGGATGCTTTTGCAGAAGCTGTCGATGAATTAGGTGGCATAGAATTTGATGTGCCATATGATATTAATGAGCCAAACAGAACAGATCAAGGTCGAATTAAAATAAAAAAAGGAAAACAAGTTTTGAATGGAGAAGAAGTTCTCGCTGTGACAAGAACACGAAAACAAGATTCCGACTTAAAACGCGGTCAACGTCAAATGGAAGTTTTAAAAACATTATTCCATAAAGCGCAAGAATCACAATCTCTGCACAAACTAGACGACATCATTAAAATTGTAGGAAGCAATTCACAACATAACTTATCGTATGATGAAATACGCGCACTCGCAACCAATTATCTTGTCAGTGATACTGAAATTAAAACAGAACAACTCAAAGGTGAAAACGAGCTTTTAAATGGTATCTATTATATCAATCCTGATATAGATGCGCTGATCAAAACTGCAAATCGATTACGCAGTGATTTAGGCTTAGAGCCTATTAAAGATCATCAAAAATTTCTTATTGAACGGGTGAAACGTGCATTTGGAGAAATTCCTCCCCTACTCAATATTGACGATAGCTTGTTAGATCCAAATTCTAAGAAGAATACTGAGGAAACGCCATCAAACGAACAAAATGATACAGCGGCTCAAGACCATGTTCCAACAGACGCCACACCCCCTCAGAATCAAAATGCAGGTCAGCCCGCTGTTCAAGATAATTCGAATGTACAAGACAATACCAATGTTCAAGACCCTAATACGCAACCCGTATACTAA
- a CDS encoding glycosyltransferase family 4 protein — protein sequence MKGKILLISQNFYPELGSAANRMKQLYKQFEKAGYEPLIVTTEPSYPNHALFNDHSYYDDAELNALEGYRIIRIRMHCQKQHSDLVHRLFYYIELMIKVRLYIGKLGHYDNVYVSSPNIFLAWATLFFKRNTKAKYFLEIRDLWPDSFLCLKKIKVRFLLPLLKWLEKQMYMRADEIVVNNPYFQSYINTMLDENHEMIYLPNAVSKAECLYPVKNDTFSVVYTGNIGYAQNVDQLIDIARGLHAKDIQMTAIIYGVQADVFREAVKKEHLTSIHLVPPMKRAACLKAISRHHVSLSILEPSEVFMNVMPGKIVDSICSGTPVVSNVGGYTGELINSQQLGFAKAGASTEEIIDYIEQIKKNPKLLNHIISQTKNLRDKQFIWENNFPKLTGKLRGV from the coding sequence ATGAAAGGTAAAATTTTATTAATCAGTCAAAATTTTTATCCGGAATTGGGTTCGGCAGCCAATCGTATGAAACAACTGTATAAACAATTTGAAAAAGCTGGGTATGAACCTTTAATTGTGACGACAGAACCCTCATATCCGAATCATGCATTATTTAACGATCATTCATATTACGATGACGCTGAATTAAATGCGTTAGAAGGATATCGCATTATTAGAATACGGATGCATTGCCAAAAACAACACTCCGATTTAGTCCATCGGTTGTTTTATTATATCGAACTTATGATTAAAGTACGTTTGTATATAGGGAAACTGGGACACTATGATAATGTTTATGTATCCAGTCCGAATATTTTCTTAGCTTGGGCGACATTATTTTTTAAGCGCAATACAAAAGCAAAATATTTTCTAGAAATACGTGATTTATGGCCAGATAGTTTTTTATGTTTAAAGAAAATAAAAGTTAGGTTTTTATTGCCTTTACTAAAATGGTTGGAAAAACAAATGTATATGCGAGCGGATGAAATCGTTGTGAACAACCCATACTTTCAATCCTATATTAATACAATGTTGGATGAAAATCATGAAATGATCTATTTACCAAATGCAGTTTCAAAAGCGGAATGTTTGTATCCGGTCAAAAATGATACTTTCTCCGTTGTGTATACCGGCAATATTGGATATGCCCAAAATGTGGATCAATTGATAGACATTGCACGTGGGTTGCACGCAAAGGATATCCAAATGACAGCAATTATTTATGGTGTACAAGCCGATGTATTTAGAGAGGCTGTTAAAAAAGAGCATTTGACATCAATACATCTTGTGCCACCAATGAAGAGAGCCGCGTGTTTAAAAGCCATATCTAGACATCACGTATCATTATCCATTTTAGAGCCTAGTGAGGTATTTATGAATGTGATGCCAGGTAAAATTGTTGATAGTATTTGCTCAGGAACACCAGTGGTGAGTAATGTGGGGGGATATACAGGCGAGTTGATTAACAGTCAACAATTAGGCTTTGCCAAAGCTGGAGCATCAACAGAAGAGATTATCGACTATATAGAGCAAATTAAAAAGAATCCAAAATTATTGAATCATATTATCTCTCAAACAAAAAATTTAAGAGATAAGCAGTTTATTTGGGAAAATAATTTTCCTAAATTAACTGGAAAATTAAGAGGTGTTTAA
- a CDS encoding phospho-sugar mutase, translating into MHILKAQWMSRLEESLVKTFYEQQNEQERMEAFEDELTFGTAGIRSKFGLGPGRLNKFTVRKVALGLAQLLRRDLVEPLVVIHYDTRYLSEAFAKEMAKVLATQSVYVIVSNTYKSTPELSFAIRYLKADAGIMITASHNPSDYNGIKIYGREGGQLLPEASEALSTYINAIDSPLNIDVEPMEVLIESGFIRDLPQSVTEQYIVHVTRLYGAIQDHGAHVLLTSLHGTSLPILSHILKRLGFENFSIDEEQSIPDGAFPTCKTANPEDPVAFDHAIKLANKTHAQLIIATDPDADRFGIIERYEDGSHYFFNGNEIGLILMMLRAKELSECTMHKYIIKTIVTGATSEALAQHLGLDSVNVLTGFKYISDQLEKRSNMNQQLVLAYEESHGYLIQDFSRDKDAIQCIPLLVKYKQQLHDDGRTLYDVLQDIYRRVGRFEDLTLSPVYDGKEGRAKIKALMTTFSQYSDTHLCGLKIKTIENYREGLATNIETGVQEVMTLPFSNVIRFTFDEGFIAIRPSGTEPKMKIYFSLKVGNFENVIKAFQQQFL; encoded by the coding sequence GTGCACATTTTGAAGGCACAATGGATGTCACGTTTAGAAGAAAGTTTAGTAAAAACCTTCTATGAGCAACAAAATGAGCAAGAGCGTATGGAAGCGTTCGAGGATGAATTAACATTCGGTACTGCTGGGATTAGAAGTAAATTTGGTCTTGGACCTGGTCGGTTGAATAAATTTACAGTTCGAAAAGTTGCACTAGGTCTAGCACAACTTCTTCGTCGTGACTTAGTAGAACCTTTAGTCGTAATTCATTATGATACACGTTATCTATCAGAAGCATTTGCGAAAGAAATGGCTAAAGTTTTAGCAACTCAGTCAGTGTATGTCATTGTATCGAATACATATAAATCTACACCCGAGTTATCCTTTGCGATAAGATATCTTAAAGCTGATGCAGGCATTATGATTACGGCAAGCCATAATCCAAGTGATTATAATGGCATAAAAATATACGGTCGAGAGGGTGGACAATTGTTGCCAGAAGCGTCTGAAGCGTTGAGCACATATATCAATGCGATAGACTCACCGTTAAATATAGATGTAGAGCCAATGGAGGTCTTAATTGAAAGCGGATTTATTCGTGACTTACCTCAATCAGTGACTGAACAGTACATTGTTCATGTGACACGTCTGTATGGGGCTATTCAGGATCATGGGGCGCATGTACTACTCACAAGTTTACACGGTACAAGCCTACCGATCCTCTCGCATATTCTTAAACGATTAGGGTTTGAAAACTTTTCAATTGATGAAGAACAATCGATACCTGACGGTGCATTCCCAACGTGTAAAACTGCAAACCCAGAAGATCCCGTGGCGTTTGATCACGCGATAAAACTTGCAAATAAAACACATGCACAATTGATAATAGCGACTGATCCTGATGCAGACCGATTTGGTATCATCGAGCGTTATGAAGATGGTTCACACTACTTTTTTAACGGGAATGAAATAGGTTTAATTTTAATGATGTTGCGTGCAAAAGAATTGTCAGAGTGTACAATGCACAAATACATTATAAAAACGATTGTGACAGGTGCAACGAGTGAGGCATTAGCTCAGCACCTTGGATTAGATAGTGTAAATGTATTAACAGGCTTTAAGTATATATCTGATCAACTTGAGAAACGCTCAAATATGAATCAACAGCTAGTGTTAGCGTATGAAGAAAGTCATGGATACTTAATTCAAGATTTCTCAAGGGATAAAGACGCCATTCAATGCATTCCTTTATTAGTAAAATATAAACAACAATTGCATGATGATGGCCGAACGCTTTATGATGTACTACAAGATATTTATCGACGAGTAGGACGATTTGAAGATTTAACACTCTCGCCGGTTTATGATGGAAAAGAAGGGCGAGCCAAAATCAAAGCGTTAATGACCACTTTTAGTCAATACAGCGATACACACTTGTGTGGTTTAAAAATTAAAACGATAGAAAATTATCGTGAAGGCTTGGCAACGAACATTGAAACTGGTGTACAAGAAGTGATGACTTTACCGTTTTCAAATGTGATTCGCTTTACATTTGATGAAGGTTTTATCGCGATTCGTCCATCAGGGACGGAACCTAAAATGAAAATCTATTTTTCACTTAAAGTGGGAAATTTTGAAAATGTCATTAAGGCATTTCAACAACAATTTTTGTAG